NNNNNNNNNNNNNNNNNNNNNNNNNNNNNNNNNNNNNNNNNNNNNNNNNNNNNNNNNNNNNNNNNNNNNNNNNNNNNNNNNNNNNNNNNNNNNNNNNNNNNNNNNNNNNNNNNNNNNNNNNNNNNNNNNNNNNNNNNNNNNNNNNNNNNNNNNNNNNNNNNNNNNNNNNNNNNNNNNNNNNNNNNNNNNNNNNNNNNNNNNNNNNNNNNNNNNNNNNNNNNNNNNNNNNNNNNNNNNNNNNNNNNNNNNNNNNNNNNNNNNNNNNNNNNNNNNNNNNNNNNNNNNNNNNNNNNNNNNNNNNNNNNNNNNNNNNNNNNNNNNNNNNNNNNNNNNNNNNNNNNNNNNNNNNNNNNNNNNNNNNNNNNNNNNNNNNNNNNNNNNNNNNNNNNNNNNNNNNNNNNNNNNNNNNNNNNNNNNNNNNNNNNNNNNNNNNNNNNNNNNNNNNNNNNNNNNNNNNNNNNNNNNNNNNNNNNNNNNNNNNNNNNNNNNNNNNNNNNNNNNNNNNNNNNNNNNNNNNNNNNNNNNNNNNNNNNNNNNNNNNNNNNNNNNNNNNNNNNNNNNNNNNNNNNNNNNNNNNNNNNNNNNNNNNNNNNNNNNNNNNNNNNNNNNNNNNNNNNNNNNNNNNNNNNNNNNNNNNNNNNNNNNNNNNNNNNNNNNNNNNNNNNNNNNNNNNNNNNNNNNNNNNNNNNNNNNNNNNNNNNNNNNNNNNNNNNNNNNNNNNNNNNNNNNNNNNNNNNNNNNNNNNNNNNNNNNNNNNNNNNNNNNNNNNNNNNNNNNNNNNNNNNNNNNNNNNNNNNNNNNNNNNNNNNNNNNNNNNNNNNNNNNNNNNNNNNNNNNNNNNNNNNNNNNNNNNNNNNNNNNNNNNNNNNNNNNNNNNNNNNNNNNNNNNNNNNNNNNNNNNNNNNNNNNNNNNNNNNNNNNNNNNNNNNNNNNNNNNNNNNNNNNNNNNNNNNNNNNNNNNNNNNNNNNNNNNNNNNNNNNNNNNNNNNNNNNNNNNNNNNNNNNNNNNNNNNNNNNNNNNNNNNNNNNNNNNNNNNNNNNNNNNNNNNNNNNNNNNNNNNNNNNNNNNNNNNNNNNNNNNNNNNNNNNNNNNNNNNNNNNNNNNNNNNNNNNNNNNNNNNNNNNNNNNNNNNNNNNNNNNNNNNNNNNNNNNNNNNNNNNNNNNNNNNNNNNNNNNNNNNNNNNNNNNNNNNNNNNNNNNNNNNNNNNNNNNNNNNNNNNNNNNNNNNNNNNNNNNNNNNNNNNNNNNNNNNNNNNNNNNNNNNNNNNNNNNNNNNNNNNNNNNNNNNNNNNNNNNNNNNNNNNNNNNNNNNNNNNNNNNNNNNNNNNNNNNNNNNNNNNNNNNNNNNNNNNNNNNNNNNNNNNNNNNNNNNNNNNNNNNNNNNNNNNNNNNNNNNNNNNNNNNNNNNNNNNNNNNNNNNNNNNNNNNNNNNNNNNNNNNNNNNNNNNNNNNNNNNNNNNNNNNNNNNNNNNNNNNNNNNNNNNNNNNNNNNNNNNNNNNNNNNNNNNNNNNNNNNNNNNNNNNNNNNNNNNNNNNNNNNNNNNNNNNNNNNNNNNNNNNNNNNNNNNNNNNNNNNNNNNNNNNNNNNNNNNNNNNNNNNNNNNNNNNNNNNNNNNNNNNNNNNNNNNNNNNNNNNNNNNNNNNNNNNNNNNNNNNNNNNNNNNNNNNNNNNNNNNNNNNNNNNNNNNNNNNNNNNNNNNNNNNNNNNNNNNNNNNNNNNNNNNNNNNNNNNNNNNNNNNNNNNNNNNNNNNNNNNNNNNNNNNNNNNNNNNNNNNNNNNNNNNNNNNNNNNNNNNNNNNNNNNNNNNNNNNNNNNNNNNNNNNNNNNNNNNNNNNNNNNNNNNNNNNNNNNNNNNNNNNNNNNNNNNNNNNNNNNNNNNNNNNNNNNNNNNNNNNNNNNNNNNNNNNNNNNNNNNNNNNNNNNNNNNNNNNNNNNNNNNNNNNNNNNNNNNNNNNNNNNNNNNNNNNNNNNNNNNNNNNNNNNNNNNNNNNNNNNNNNNNNNNNNNNNNNNNNNNNNNNNNNNNNNNNNNNNNNNNNNNNNNNNNNNNNNNNNNNNNNNNNNNNNNNNNNNNNNNNNNNNNNNNNNNNNNNNNNNNNNNNNNNNNNNNNNNNNNNNNNNNNNNNNNNNNNNNNNNNNNNNNNNNNNNNNNNNNNNNNNNNNNNNNNNNNNNNNNNNNNNNNNNNNNNNNNNNNNNNNNNNNNNNNNNNNNNNNNNNNNNNNNNNNNNNNNNNNNNNNNNNNNNNNNNNNNNNNNNNNNNNNNNNNNNNNNNNNNNNNNNNNNNNNNNNNNNNNNNNNNNNNNNNNNNNNNNNNNNNNNNNNNNNNNNNNNNNNNNNNNNNNNNNNNNNNNNNNNNNNNNNNNNNNNNNNNNNNNNNNNNNNNNNNNNNNNNNNNNNNNNNNNNNNNNNNNNNNNNNNNNNNNNNNNNNNNNNNNNNNNNNNNNNNNNNNNNNNNNNNNNNNNNNNNNNNNNNNNNNNNNNNNNNNNNNNNNNNNNNNNNNNNNNNNNNNNNNNNNNNNNNNNNNNNNNNNNNNNNNNNNNNNNNNNNNNNNNNNNNNNNNNNNNNNNNNNNNNNNNNNNNNNNNNNNNNNNNNNNNNNNNNNNNNNNNNNNNNNNNNNNNNNNNNNNNNNNNNNNNNNNNNNNNNNNNNNNNNNNNNNNNNNNNNNNNNNNNNNNNNNNNNNNNNNNNNNNNNNNNNNNNNNNNNNNNNNNNNNNNNNNNNNNNNNNNNNNNNNNNNNNNNNNNNNNNNNNNNNNNNNNNNNNNNNNNNNNNNNNNNNNNNNNNNNNNNNNNNNNNNNNNNNNNNNNNNNNNNNNNNNNNNNNNNNNNNNNNNNNNNNNNNNNNNNNNNNNNNNNNNNNNNNNNNNNNNNNNNNNNNNNNNNNNNNNNNNNNNNNNNNNNNNNNNNNNNNNNNNNNNNNNNNNNNNNNNNNNNNNNNNNNNNNNNNNNNNNNNNNNNNNNNNNNNNNNNNNNNNNNNNNNNNNNNNNNNNNNNNNNNNNNNNNNNNNNNNNNNNNNNNNNNNNNNNNNNNNNNNNNNNNNNNNNNNNNNNNNNNNNNNNNNNNNNNNNNNNNNNNNNNNNNNNNNNNNNNNNNNNNNNNNNNNNNNNNNNNNNNNNNNNNNNNNNNNNNNNNNNNNNNNNNNNNNNNNNNNNNNNNNNNNNNNNNNNNNNNNNNNNNNNNNNNNNNNNNNNNNNNNNNNNNNNNNNNNNNNNNNNNNNNNNNNNNNNNNNNNNNNNNNNNNNNNNNNNNNNNNNNNNNNNNNNNNNNNNNNNNNNNNNNNNNNNNNNNNNNNNNNNNNNNNNNNNNNNNNNNNNNNNNNNNNNNNNNNNNNNNNNNNNNNNNNNNNNNNNNNNNNNNNNNNNNNNNNNNNNNNNNNNNNNNNNNNNNNNNNNNNNNNNNNNNNNNNNNNNNNNNNNNNNNNNNNNNNNNNNNNNNNNNNNNNNNNNNNNNNNNNNNNNNNNNNNNNNNNNNNNNNNNNNNNNNNNNNNNNNNNNNNNNNNNNNNNNNNNNNNNNNNNNNNNNNNNNNNNNNNNNNNNNNNNNNNNNNNNNNNNNNNNNNNNNNNNNNNNNNNNNNNNNNNNNNNNNNNNNNNNNNNNNNNNNNNNNNNNNNNNNNNNNNNNNNNNNNNNNNNNNNNNNNNNNNNNNNNNNNNNNNNNNNNNNNNNNNNNNNNNNNNNNNNNNNNNNNNNNNNNNNNNNNNNNNNNNNNNNNNNNNNNNNNNNNNNNNNNNNNNNNNNNNNNNNNNNNNNNNNNNNNNNNNNNNNNNNNNNNNNNNNNNNNNNNNNNNNNNNNNNNNNNNNNNNNNNNNNNNNNNNNNNNNNNNNNNNNNNNNNNNNNNNNNNNNNNNNNNNNNNNNNNNNNNNNNNNNNNNNNNNNNNNNNNNNNNNNNNNNNNNNNNNNNNNNNNNNNNNNNNNNNNNNNNNNNNNNNNNNNNNNNNNNNNNNNNNNNNNNNNNNNNNNNNNNNNNNNNNNNNNNNNNNNNNNNNNNNNNNNNNNNNNNNNNNNNNNNNNNNNNNNNNNNNNNNNNNNNNNNNNNNNNNNNNNNNNNNNNNNNNNNNNNNNNNNNNNNNNNNNNNNNNNNNNNNNNNNNNNNNNNNNNNNNNNNNNNNNNNNNNNNNNNNNNNNNNNNNNNNNNNNNNNNNNNNNNNNNNNNNNNNNNNNNNNNNNNNNNNNNNNNNNNNNNNNNNNNNNNNNNNNNNNNNNNNNNNNNNNNNNNNNNNNNNNNNNNNNNNNNNNNNNNNNNNNNNNNNNNNNNNNNNNNNNNNNNNNNNNNNNNNNNNNNttggtatattttttttattacttttatacaattcttattttattaaaaataatcgactatatataaaaattttgttTATTGTTTATCTGAGCTAAAACATTATTCATTTGTGAACAGTGAACATCAACAATATGCAAGGTTACATAAGAGcaggattaaataattaatttcccTTTTTGGGTAGGGAATTTCCTATCTTTCTTCCTCTTCATTTAGATGTttggtatattttttttattacttttatacaattcttattttattaaaaataatcgactatatataaatttcactaattttgtTTATCTGAGCTAAAACATTATTCATTTGTGAACAGTGAACATCAACAATATGCAAGGTTACATAAGAGcaggattaaataattaatttcccTTTTTGGGTAGGGAATTTCCTATCTTTCTTCCTCTTCGTTTTTCATTTAGATGTCCATTTGAGTCAAGTCACAAGTCAGCGTCATAAACTGATATTTGTCACCTTATATTATTGCGAAAACAATCATTTCCTTAGAAGCGCAGTCCTAACATTActcattttatattattattatattatttatttatgtatttatagTTATATTAAATTTGAGTTGTGCAGCAAGAACGTGGCATAGAAGTAAGATTTTGATGATTATAATATCTTGTTTGGAAGGAACAGCAATAACTATCAGATCATATCTTCTAAAAATCAGTGGAGGCGGTGAGAACTCAATTAAAGGCCCACACGTTATGTTCTTCCATACTCTTCCCTTCACCATCAATAGCaacataataatattttatatttaattaattattattatatatatcccCCAAAATCCCGAACTCATTATTTTTATCATCATATTGCAGAAGCTTATTCTAAGAATAAAACATCTATAAGCTCCTCCGTGATTTCGTCCCCTCTCTAATTTGTCATTTTATTATCTATCTATCCATATGGCTGCTACTTCTGCTACAGAAAACAGAACacgtgagggtatatatatagaAACTCAACTTTCTATTTCTTAGTTTTGGTCTCTTATTTATATATTTGGAGTTCTATGTCAAGAAATTTCATTGTAAATTAATGGGCAGGAGTTGGAGGTGGTGCCGAAGAGAAACCAATTCCACTTCATGAGAATGTTATGCAGAAGCACGCTGCATTCTTTGACATCAATCATGATGGTGTTGTTTATCCATGGGAAACTTATAAAGGtctctctctcttaattttcatgacggtgtttaattatttttatctgTGTGACATTTCACCTTTTTATACAATAAAAACTGAATATTTTGTTTGGTttgcaataaaaattaaaaagtgaaTATTGTTAACATGTACTCTGTTATAAGAATGAAAGTTAGCAAAAAAGTGAAGGCTAACATTCCTTTATATATACGGGGAGNNNNNNNNNNNNNNNNNNNNNNNNNNNNNNNNNNNNNNNNNNNNNNNNNNNNNNNNNNNNNNNNNNNNNNNNNNNNNNNNNNNNNNNNNNNNNNNNNNNNNNNTAactaaatttatttaataaaaatattttttatataaaatttaataagaatttttatataaaatagcTCATCATCGTCTTCGTCGCCCGCACcgtttttcccttttctttttttttgttcttctccttctCTTACCACCTAGTGATGTTTTTTGGTAGTTGAGTGGAGAAGAGGAAGAGCAATAAGAGGAGGAGAATGGTTTTAATGAGAGAGTTTAGAGATTACCATGGAGTGGTGGCAAATTGGCAACTTCACACCATGGTATTCTGCTGCTTATTCAGCTCTTCCAGATCCTTGTATTATCTGaagtgaataataataataataataataataataaatgtagATGGGAATTTCTTTGCTTGGGTGACTAAAGAGTAGGGGAAAAAAATGGAATAGGATGAGATGGTAGCTGGAGTGTTGATGATGATGTTGGAGGGAGAGAGGTGAATTGGGGGCGGtgtgatgatgaagatgatattATATTAAAGGGTGAACTATTATTTCGGAATTCGAAAGTTTCGGGTGATAaaagtttttaaaagatttttaacTGCTCCGGTTTAATTTTTGAACTTCTTAAGAATTAAAATTGATTAAAGctgacaaaaattaataaaaaatcaattcaaccgaattaattgaaaaaatattttaaaatattagtgaagatatatatattttttaaattttgttttagaTTTTGGactgttttatattttttatttatgtgggATCGGTTTTACCGGTTCAACTAATAACTCATCAGTTGAACTAataaaccaataaattaataaCCTGTTCGGTTCTGACTATGCTTTGAATGATTTGAAAATacgataaaaaaaaatcaataaacatatttttttaagtaACAAACAAACTTTCATATTTAGCAAACAATTTATCTATTAGATATAAGTTTTTGTGACagcatttaaataaatatttagaagGTGCACAAAAATTGGAACAAAATATGAtctctaaatttttatttttatttttcaaaaaaatgtagtcatttacaataaattttaaactgaaaattattaaaaatgttaaaagataaaattgaatcgaatttatatatatatataattttgaaaatGCTAGTAGAAGTACTTGCCCTGCAGAGATGTACATCCATTCGTCCCTAAATAATTATGATCCAAATCATGAGTATTGAGTGTTAGAGCCaattatgtatttgtgtataaatatatatatatatagtttaatttatttttaatgtatatttatatttcaatatgtattttatattaatggctgattttggtagctaattttagtgtacagaTAACATAATATATATTGTTGCTGCGCGTGCTAAGGTATAAGAACCAATTAACTTTTTGGGAAGAATCACATGCTGAGGTGTATTTGCATTGAAAGTAGCCTTCTCATATCTTATATAGTCTTAATTTACAGTAAATGACTTGGAAAAAAAATTTATCGAGTACTTTAGAAATTGAAAAAATCATTAGATATgaaacaaattttttaaattatagttttttttattaatgataaaaaattcAGTTTGAGATATAAAATTAAGAGAGGTGGTGCTCTGGGCTGTGGTGATTAATAGGAAAGTATAACTGAAACAATGCTCAAATATTTTTCTGTTGATTTATTGTTTATGTTTACTCATTCACTACTCTTGTTCACAAATTTTCAATCATCCCTCTCATTTAAAAAATGGACGAGACACATTTTTTCCTCTACTTATtctattatgtttttttttctttcatttcaatGTTGTTTGATTCAAGTGCggggattttttaaattttactatttGGAGAAATTAAAACAATGTAATTGTCTGAGGGTTTTTTTAAAAACTATATTGCAAATTTGTAGTGTGTTTAAAATCCTACAATATGTTTAAAATGTAGTTGTAGTTTTGTTGAGATTTAAAATCCCTCACAAATACAACTACCCCTATTAGTAGAATAATATTGTGTGAATTGAGGATTAGCTAGCTAGGACAAAGATAATTGTTATCGAATAATTTGgagaactaattttttttttgtgactatttGGAGAACTAATTTAATCTTATTTTTACATTTTCAAAGTTTAGAAAATACACACATTTTTTTTATACTGAAACCCAATTACACGCGCGCGTGTTTTTATTTGTCTTATATCTTatgtagggctggaagtgagccgagctgagccgagctagaccaagctcaagctcggctcacgaaaattgagcttggctcacggctcgactcattaacaatcgagcttatTTTTTAAGCTCAAACTCGGCTCAccaaaagctcacgagctggctcaagctcacgagctggctcaaataagagaaacatagatacataatctataattttataacaatatatataatcaagccagctcacgagctaatgagctgagcttatctaagctcaagcttggctcatttaatttatgaactcaatTTCAGGCTCAAACTtggctcaccagctcacgagcttagcttatcgagctgttaacgagtcgaactcgagctggctcatgagttggcttgactcacttccagccctaatcCTATGCATTTGTGTTAGAAAACAGAAACTAAACACCACCTACAATAATAGAGAATTAGccactaaaatttaattaaaggGCGAAAATCTTAATATAGTATTACAATTTACAAACCAACTTGGGTTGCTGACTGGTAAATCCACTTGTCTACTTAAGCAAGTGTTGGAAATCGAAGTGTATGCAGTAATTCTAATTCTTTAGCTAGCGACAGACACTTAAATTAAGTTTAAATCTGCAACGGATTAGTCTTTAGTATATGAGGctgaaaaatattataaatatatatatatttgattttgaaTGATATGATATCGATGTTATCATATTCATATAAatggaatttgaaataaattcCAAAGTGATTCGAATTCAGGTTATCTTCATCATAACGAAATTCATTGTATTGGGTATTGATCCATGTACCCACCAattcaaataaatattttattgaatCGATGCAAAATAATTTCCATCTCCACTTTTACCAATTGAAGTGAAGAACATACAATTCGGTAAACATGGAAGTGACACTGGTGTCTATGATACCGAAGGAAGGTAGTttgctttatttaattttatacatTCACTTTTCAGGATATGtctcctaattatactctaacaataATAATGTACTTGTTGACAAACGTTTTAGGTTTGTTCCTTCAAAATTTGAAGAAATTTTCATTAAGCATGCACATACATATCCAAATGCTTTGACATATGATGAGTTGAAGGAGATGATAAAGGCCAATAGACAGCCAAAAGATTTGAAAGGAAGGTAGGGCTGTTGTGGTACCCCATAATTGACAATATATCTTTGGTAATCCATTATTTCCCGTTTTTTCTTTTATCTTCGCTTATCCACTTAATTACCTCTGTTTAAAAAAGATTACTTGAATACCATATTTTGGAACAAACTAATAATAATGTGCCATTGATTTTCATATAACAAataaaatattgtattttgtcAAGGTTTCTTTATGGTATATGTTATTTGGAGGTTTTTTGGGTTATGAAAATCGAATCCGAACGAATAGTTAAATTGGTAAACTAATTAAAGTTTTGAAAATTCAGAAGTTCAATTGAGATTTGattggaattaaattgaatataataaaataatatatttatacataaaatatatttttctcaaaaaactgtttttgttttaattttttatttttgaaccgatttttgaataaaaaaagtaTTGGCTCAATTAATTAATCGACTTTTATCAATTTTGACCGATCTACACGATAATCAATTTTGGTTAACTCCATTAAATCAACTAATTCAATCCAATTTTCAAAATACTTGGTTTTTTCAAATTCTGAAAAATTTTATACTCAATCAATAATAAATAGTTTGATGAGCTAATTTTTTCTACCCAAAAGCAATTTTGGGGTTCAAAAttcagaaaattttaatttttataaataaaacatTTATTATCATGCAAAATAGTGACATATTATTGACTTGTTTCAAAAGTGACAATTGAGATTACAAATTTTTTatctttagaatttaattttaatgcactgatcaatataaaataattttacacagCATTTAANNNNNNNNNNNNNNNNNNNNNNNNNNNNNNNNNNNNNNNNNNNNNNNNNNNNNNNNNNNNNNNNNNNNNNNNNNNNNNNNNNNNNNNNNNNNNNNNNNNNNNNNNNNNNNNNNNNNNNNNNNNNNNNNNNNNNNNNNNNNNNNNNNNNNNNNNNNNNNNNNNNNNNNNNNNNNNNNNNNNNNNNNNNNNNNNNNNNNNNNNNNNNNNNNNNNNNNNNNNNNNNNNNNNNNNNNNNNNNNNNNNNNNNNNNNNNNNNNNNNNNNNNNNNNNNNNNNNNNNNNNNNNNNNNNNNNNNNNNNNNNNNNNNNNNNNNNNNNNNNNNNNNNNNNNNNNNNNNNNNNNNNNNNNNNNNNNNNNNNNNNNNNNNNNNNNNNNNNNNNNNNNNNNNNNNNNNNNNNNNNNNNNNNNNNNNNNNNNNNNNNNNNNNNNNNNNNNNNNNNNNNNNNNNNNNNNNNNNNNNNNNNNNNNNNNNNNNNNNNNNNNNNNNCATTAGCtgcataaaaaattattaaaaaaataaatataattaaataaatgtatataattttttaattgttagtacgtcaaaaataaatttttatctttattttatatttttaatcttAAAAAGGGTTAGGAATTTCAACCAAGAGTCTAAGAATATTGGAAATTATGATGAATGCCAAATTGGATATCAAATTCAAATAGAGGGTACGAATAGTAATGCTTATTTAATTTTGCATTTCAAAACTTATGATAACCATTTGATGCACAGGATTGGGAGTTTTGTTGAATGGCACCTCTTGTACAAGATTGGTAAAGACAAGGATGGACTCCTACAGAAAGAAACTATCCGAGGCGTTTATGATGGTAGCGTCTTTGAAATACTGAAAAAGGAGCATTCGTTGGACAAAAAGAACTGATTAATCAAAATCCATTTGATATAATAATAATGATCATTTATGTCTTTGGATAAAAATGTAGATGTTGTATAAGGTACAAAGATTGATATTTTAAGAATTGATCCCTATAATGGAATAAAATGTTTAGTATTCCTTTATACATTATATGTTTTTATTTTCGGCGTTATTATATATTCTTGTGAAAGTTGGAGGTCGTATAGTTTGATGAGTACTTATAAAGTTTTTGTCGGGATGAATTATACATCGACAATGAGAGAATAAGAGAGTGAgtatttgtataaaaaaaaaaaatcctcaagTCAGTAAATTGGGTTGTAAGTAGGGGTGGCAAACAGGCCTAAATCTGTCGGGCTGGtccgcgtaacccgccaaaaagtGGGTTGGGCTGAAGAATTGGGACCACCAAATAGCAAAAGTCCGCCTAAgtcgcaccgcttaaaccgcgggatttggcggggcggggcgggcttcccgccggatttagtatttttttggcaaggggtatttttataatttttttt
The DNA window shown above is from Arachis ipaensis cultivar K30076 chromosome B08, Araip1.1, whole genome shotgun sequence and carries:
- the LOC107611988 gene encoding probable peroxygenase 5 (The sequence of the model RefSeq protein was modified relative to this genomic sequence to represent the inferred CDS: added 90 bases not found in genome assembly) gives rise to the protein MAATSATENRTREGVGGGAEEKPIPLHENVMQKHAAFFDINHDGVVYPWETYKGLREIGVGILLSIGGSLFINVSLSQSTRPGKFPSPLLPIEVKNIQFGKHGSDTGVYDTEGRFVPSKFEEIFIKHAHTYPNALTYDELKEMIKANRQPKDLKGRIGSFVEWHLLYKIGKDKDGLLQKETIRGVYDGSVFEILKKEHSLDKKN